A section of the Streptomyces sp. Je 1-369 genome encodes:
- a CDS encoding iron-siderophore ABC transporter substrate-binding protein — MRRHLITAAAATAAALALSSCGTTEPAADDAKSADSITLTDGTGAKVTLKNGPAKKVVGTEWNAVESLISLGVAPTGVADVKGYKAWDSAVPLKNDAKDIGTRGEPSMDTIASLKPDLIIATTDLPAAAVKQLRKIAPVLNLRPADAADPIGQMTENLDLLAEATGTTEQATKLKKDFEAKLAEGRKALAAAGEDGAKYAFADGYVTGNQTSIRPYTDGSLIGAVNKKLGLKNDWKVKGDKAYGLGATDVEGLTELDEDVHFAYIGNDDDKGSNPFTGVLKKDKVWTSLPFVKKGNVHRLPDGIWMFGGTESMNQYVDSVVEALKK, encoded by the coding sequence ATGAGACGCCACCTGATCACCGCGGCGGCCGCCACCGCCGCGGCCCTCGCCCTGTCGTCCTGCGGCACCACCGAGCCCGCCGCCGACGACGCGAAGAGCGCCGACTCCATCACCCTCACCGACGGCACCGGCGCCAAGGTGACGCTGAAGAACGGCCCCGCCAAGAAGGTCGTCGGCACCGAGTGGAACGCCGTCGAGAGCCTGATATCGCTGGGCGTCGCCCCGACCGGCGTCGCCGACGTCAAGGGCTACAAGGCCTGGGACAGCGCCGTACCGCTGAAGAACGACGCGAAGGACATCGGCACGCGCGGCGAGCCGAGCATGGACACCATCGCCTCCCTGAAGCCCGACCTCATCATCGCGACCACCGACCTGCCTGCCGCCGCCGTCAAGCAGCTGCGGAAGATCGCCCCGGTCCTCAACCTGCGCCCCGCCGACGCCGCGGACCCCATCGGGCAGATGACCGAGAACCTCGACCTCCTCGCCGAGGCCACCGGCACCACCGAGCAGGCCACGAAGCTCAAGAAGGACTTCGAGGCGAAGCTCGCCGAGGGCAGGAAGGCGCTCGCGGCCGCCGGCGAGGACGGCGCGAAGTACGCCTTCGCCGACGGCTACGTCACCGGCAACCAGACCTCCATCCGGCCGTACACCGACGGCTCGCTCATCGGCGCCGTCAACAAGAAGCTCGGCCTGAAGAACGACTGGAAGGTCAAGGGCGACAAGGCGTACGGCCTGGGCGCCACCGACGTCGAGGGCCTCACCGAGCTCGACGAGGACGTGCACTTCGCCTACATCGGCAACGACGACGACAAGGGCAGCAACCCGTTCACCGGCGTCCTGAAGAAGGACAAGGTGTGGACGTCCCTGCCGTTCGTCAAGAAGGGCAACGTGCACCGGCTGCCCGACGGCATCTGGATGTTCGGCGGCACCGAGTCGATGAACCAGTACGTCGACTCCGTCGTCGAGGCGCTGAAGAAGTAA
- a CDS encoding DUF2264 domain-containing protein: MSPRTGYTRVHWEAAADALLHAAWKWATPGRALLDLPGRPSVSGVRSDGLEGYARTFLAAAFRVAGAGGEDPHGWLPRYAQGLASGTRTPGRADAESWPLVLDHHVQGQPMVESASVALGLRLTRPWLWDTLDDEVQDRAESWLRGALRHVPAPNNWYLFPYTVAAFLEAVGRGDDETRRARQRALELLESWYVGGGWYTDGDGRAFDHYNGWALHLYPVLEAHLARDAPLLDRLGPRLAAHLEGHSHLFGADGAPIHFGRSLTYRFAAGASVALGALTGHTPLRPGVSRRLISGALRHFLDRGAVDGDGLLTRGWHGPHGATVQSYSGPASPYWASKAFVALLAPADHALWTATEEHAPVETADHVLALPEPGLLVQSTRADGIVRLHNHGSDDVRPHEGESAAQQDPLYGHQAYSTHTGPTAPGNPPDNHLAVEVAGVPSVRRRIHPLGSGPDWAASWHRPVFTGGPPMIPGLRVESVSVAKGRHELRVHRITGAPGGARATQTGWATPLDAPPYSALHPLHGWTHQDEIRAPQGTAYTRAARIPRLSSEISGTTLHACLAVLSAEPVPEPDPTPLAEAAEVVAADDTRIEVRWSDGTGTRIGFAPLTVEQLGRPPRSGRIPACVH; this comes from the coding sequence TTGAGCCCACGTACCGGCTACACCCGCGTTCACTGGGAGGCCGCCGCCGACGCCCTGCTCCACGCGGCCTGGAAGTGGGCCACGCCGGGGCGCGCCCTGCTCGACCTCCCGGGCAGGCCCTCCGTATCGGGCGTGCGTTCCGACGGTCTCGAAGGGTACGCCCGTACGTTCCTGGCGGCCGCGTTCCGCGTGGCGGGCGCCGGCGGCGAGGACCCGCACGGCTGGCTGCCCCGGTACGCGCAGGGCCTCGCCTCGGGCACCCGCACCCCGGGCCGCGCCGACGCCGAGTCCTGGCCGCTCGTCCTCGACCACCACGTCCAGGGCCAGCCCATGGTGGAGTCCGCGTCGGTGGCGCTCGGCCTGCGCCTCACCCGGCCGTGGCTGTGGGACACCCTGGACGACGAGGTCCAGGACAGGGCGGAGTCCTGGCTGCGCGGCGCCCTGCGCCACGTACCCGCACCCAACAACTGGTACCTGTTCCCCTATACCGTCGCCGCGTTCCTGGAAGCGGTCGGCCGCGGCGACGACGAGACGCGCCGCGCCCGGCAGCGGGCCCTTGAGCTCCTGGAGAGCTGGTACGTCGGCGGCGGCTGGTACACGGACGGCGACGGCCGCGCCTTCGACCACTACAACGGCTGGGCCCTGCACCTGTATCCGGTCCTGGAAGCACACCTGGCCCGCGACGCACCCCTGTTGGACCGCCTCGGGCCCCGACTCGCCGCGCACTTGGAGGGTCACAGCCACCTCTTCGGCGCCGACGGCGCCCCGATCCACTTCGGCCGCTCCCTGACGTACCGCTTCGCGGCCGGGGCGAGCGTGGCCCTCGGCGCCCTCACCGGCCACACGCCCCTGCGCCCGGGTGTCTCGCGGCGCCTGATCAGCGGCGCCCTGCGGCACTTCCTGGACCGGGGCGCGGTCGACGGCGACGGCCTGCTGACCCGCGGCTGGCACGGCCCGCACGGGGCGACCGTGCAGAGCTACTCCGGCCCGGCGTCGCCGTACTGGGCGTCGAAGGCGTTCGTCGCCCTGCTCGCCCCCGCCGACCACGCACTCTGGACGGCCACCGAGGAGCACGCGCCCGTCGAGACCGCGGACCACGTCCTGGCGCTCCCCGAACCCGGCCTGCTCGTGCAGTCGACGCGCGCCGACGGAATAGTCCGCCTCCACAACCACGGCAGCGACGACGTCCGCCCGCACGAGGGGGAGTCGGCGGCGCAACAGGACCCGCTCTACGGCCACCAGGCGTACTCGACGCACACGGGCCCCACGGCCCCCGGCAACCCCCCGGACAACCACCTCGCCGTCGAGGTCGCAGGCGTCCCCAGCGTCCGTCGCCGCATCCACCCCCTGGGCAGCGGTCCCGACTGGGCGGCGTCCTGGCACCGCCCGGTCTTCACCGGGGGCCCGCCGATGATCCCGGGCCTCCGCGTGGAGAGCGTGTCGGTGGCGAAAGGCCGCCACGAACTACGGGTCCACCGCATCACAGGCGCCCCCGGAGGAGCCCGCGCCACCCAGACCGGCTGGGCGACACCGCTCGACGCCCCGCCGTACAGCGCCCTCCACCCCCTGCACGGCTGGACACACCAGGACGAGATCCGCGCCCCGCAGGGCACGGCCTACACCCGCGCGGCCCGCATCCCCCGCCTGTCGTCGGAGATTTCGGGCACGACACTCCATGCCTGCCTGGCTGTTCTCAGCGCGGAACCGGTCCCGGAACCGGACCCGACGCCGCTCGCGGAGGCGGCGGAAGTCGTGGCGGCGGACGACACCCGCATCGAGGTCCGCTGGTCCGACGGCACCGGCACGCGCATCGGATTCGCCCCGCTGACCGTCGAACAGCTCGGCCGACCGCCCAGGTCTGGCCGAATACCCGCTTGCGTCCACTGA
- a CDS encoding iron ABC transporter permease — protein sequence MAVTATAPATRPSAAASRTGAVAVTAALLLLVAALAVVDVTQGTAAVGAPEVWKALTGRADTTDSSVVIASRLPRMTAALLVGSVLGMAGAALQAVSRNVLASPDTLAVNAGSYMALGLAAATGISLPFLASSGIAFAGGLLAAAVVLGLSGLGAGTVRLVLAGSALTLGLTAVTEGLLQLFPQETEGLYKWNQGSVAQNGFDGVLQMAPVAAVGLVGLLLLARKVDALALGDDAARGVGVPVRSTRLTAVVLAALLSTSAVTLAGPIGFVGLCAPALVRPLARKLRAFTRSRASLPAAGLTGAALVLGSDVLLRAVVPSDVAVAVPTGVVTSLVGALFLVVMAARVRDTAGAAPPDRLRIRSRGVFIGTTVVLVAALVGLVVAAVLIGDSKLLLGDVVNWAQGRAGQTVSFVLDTRVPRVLAALFAGAALALAGTLVQAVTRNPLAEPGVLGVTNGAALGAVLLVTTVPAAGSWTIAGGAFAGAAVSAVIVFGLAAKGGFRQNRLVLVGFGVATGATAVISMLIILTDPFNATKALTWLGGSTYGRTLPDVVPLALVLAVGLTVAVVRRTELDLVSLDEDTPRLLGLNLGRGRLGFLVLSVLLSATAVAAAGTIGFVGLVAPHAARALVGKQHVRVVPVAVLLGAILVCAADLVGRTVIAPAQLGAGLMTAVIGTPYFLYLLVRSRHRN from the coding sequence ATGGCCGTCACCGCAACCGCCCCCGCCACCCGTCCGTCGGCGGCCGCGTCCCGGACCGGCGCGGTCGCGGTGACGGCCGCACTGCTCCTCCTCGTCGCCGCGCTCGCCGTCGTCGACGTCACCCAGGGCACCGCCGCCGTCGGAGCCCCCGAGGTGTGGAAGGCCCTCACCGGCCGCGCCGACACGACCGACAGCTCCGTCGTCATCGCCTCCCGGCTGCCCCGCATGACCGCCGCGCTCCTCGTCGGCTCCGTGCTCGGCATGGCGGGCGCCGCCCTCCAGGCCGTCAGCCGCAACGTCCTCGCCTCACCCGACACCCTCGCCGTCAACGCCGGCTCCTACATGGCGCTCGGCCTCGCCGCGGCCACCGGCATCTCCCTGCCCTTCCTCGCCTCCTCCGGCATCGCGTTCGCGGGCGGGCTCCTGGCCGCCGCCGTCGTCCTCGGCCTCTCCGGCCTCGGCGCGGGCACGGTCCGGCTCGTCCTCGCGGGCAGCGCCCTCACCCTCGGCCTCACCGCCGTCACCGAAGGGCTGCTCCAGCTGTTCCCGCAGGAGACCGAGGGCCTCTACAAGTGGAACCAGGGCAGCGTGGCGCAGAACGGCTTCGACGGCGTGCTGCAGATGGCACCCGTCGCCGCCGTCGGCCTCGTCGGACTGCTGCTGCTCGCCCGCAAGGTCGACGCCCTGGCCCTCGGCGACGACGCGGCGCGCGGTGTCGGCGTACCCGTCCGCTCCACCCGCCTCACCGCCGTCGTCCTCGCCGCGCTCCTCTCCACCTCCGCCGTCACCCTCGCGGGCCCCATCGGGTTCGTCGGCCTGTGCGCCCCCGCCCTCGTACGCCCCCTCGCCCGCAAACTCCGCGCGTTCACCCGCTCCCGCGCGAGCCTCCCGGCCGCCGGGCTCACCGGCGCGGCCCTCGTCCTCGGCTCCGACGTGCTGCTCCGCGCCGTCGTGCCGTCCGACGTGGCGGTCGCCGTGCCGACGGGCGTCGTCACCAGCCTGGTCGGCGCCCTCTTCCTGGTCGTCATGGCCGCACGGGTGCGGGACACGGCGGGCGCCGCCCCGCCCGACCGGCTGCGCATCCGCAGCCGCGGCGTCTTCATCGGTACGACCGTCGTCCTCGTGGCCGCCCTCGTCGGCCTGGTCGTCGCCGCGGTCCTCATCGGCGACAGCAAGCTGCTGTTGGGCGACGTCGTCAACTGGGCGCAGGGCAGGGCGGGCCAGACCGTCTCCTTCGTCCTCGACACCCGGGTGCCGCGCGTCCTCGCCGCGCTGTTCGCGGGGGCGGCGCTCGCTCTGGCAGGCACCCTCGTACAGGCCGTCACGCGCAACCCCCTCGCCGAACCGGGCGTCCTCGGCGTCACGAACGGCGCCGCGCTGGGCGCCGTGCTGCTCGTGACGACGGTGCCCGCCGCCGGATCGTGGACCATCGCGGGCGGCGCGTTCGCGGGCGCCGCGGTCAGCGCCGTCATCGTCTTCGGCCTCGCGGCGAAGGGCGGGTTCCGGCAGAACCGGCTCGTCCTCGTCGGCTTCGGCGTCGCCACCGGCGCGACGGCCGTCATCAGCATGCTGATCATCCTCACCGACCCGTTCAACGCGACGAAGGCGCTCACCTGGCTCGGCGGCTCCACCTACGGCCGGACCCTGCCCGACGTGGTGCCCCTCGCGCTCGTCCTCGCCGTGGGCCTGACCGTCGCGGTCGTACGCCGCACCGAACTCGACCTCGTCTCCCTCGACGAGGACACCCCACGGCTGCTCGGTCTGAACCTGGGCCGCGGCCGCCTCGGCTTCCTCGTCCTCAGCGTGCTCCTGAGCGCCACCGCCGTGGCCGCCGCGGGCACGATCGGCTTCGTCGGACTCGTCGCCCCGCACGCGGCCCGGGCACTCGTCGGCAAGCAGCACGTGCGCGTGGTGCCGGTCGCCGTGCTCCTCGGCGCCATCCTGGTGTGCGCCGCGGACCTGGTGGGGCGGACGGTGATCGCACCGGCGCAGCTCGGCGCGGGGCTGATGACCGCGGTGATCGGCACGCCGTACTTCCTGTATCTACTGGTACGCAGCCGACACAGGAACTAG
- a CDS encoding substrate-binding domain-containing protein, translating into MRVLIVDTDTGDRYRVVDTDQVGGARLAVQHLLDLGHETVWHVTGPEESFVGERRTQAWRATLEEAGRHVPEPVRGDWSADSGYAAGLALAELPDCTAVFATNDSVPEDVSVVGFVDVPDSAHFIPPLTTVHQDFTEVGRRSAVEALRQIRERTPATPGTDLVPTRLVVRRSTGPAPASAPATARTSDPASAPASTSAPTSRR; encoded by the coding sequence GTGCGCGTGCTGATCGTGGACACCGACACCGGCGACCGCTACCGCGTGGTCGACACCGACCAGGTGGGCGGCGCCCGCCTCGCCGTGCAACACCTCCTCGACCTCGGCCACGAGACGGTCTGGCACGTGACGGGGCCCGAGGAGTCGTTCGTCGGCGAGCGCCGCACACAGGCCTGGCGCGCCACTCTGGAGGAGGCGGGACGCCACGTCCCCGAACCGGTGCGGGGCGACTGGTCCGCCGACTCGGGCTACGCCGCGGGCCTCGCCCTGGCCGAACTCCCGGACTGCACCGCTGTGTTCGCGACCAACGACTCCGTTCCGGAGGACGTCAGCGTGGTCGGCTTCGTCGACGTTCCCGACTCCGCGCACTTCATCCCGCCCCTGACCACGGTCCACCAGGACTTCACGGAGGTGGGCCGCAGGAGCGCGGTGGAGGCGCTGCGCCAGATCCGGGAGCGTACGCCCGCGACCCCCGGGACGGATCTGGTGCCGACGCGACTCGTGGTGCGCAGAAGCACCGGGCCCGCGCCCGCGTCTGCACCTGCGACCGCACGCACGTCCGACCCCGCTTCTGCCCCCGCGTCTACCTCCGCACCCACGTCCCGTCGCTGA
- a CDS encoding hydroxyacid dehydrogenase — protein MSLSPRPTAALAMSRKAAQAILEPPTLEALADAVTLEPPPVLDDFTTGRARTVLSEAELLVTGWGCPPLTPEVLAIAPRLRAVVHTAGSIRAHITDACWERGIEVSSAAAANALPVAEYTVAMILLTGKRVLEGARDFRAARAEVDWLRTPRGTGNYRRTVGILSASLIGRRVIELLRPHDLRVLLYDPYVSADEATALGTEPVPLHQLFAQSDTVSVHTPLLPATRGLVDRRLIDAMRPDAVLINTARGAVVDQDALTDAVTSGRIRAVLDVTDPEVLPPDHPLWSADNALLTPHLAGSQGNEWRRLACAAVDEVRRWAAGDGFAHPVPFDRLAYLA, from the coding sequence ATGTCACTGTCCCCCCGGCCCACGGCCGCCCTCGCCATGTCGCGGAAGGCGGCCCAGGCCATACTGGAACCGCCGACCCTCGAAGCCCTCGCCGACGCCGTGACCCTGGAACCGCCGCCCGTACTTGACGACTTCACCACCGGCCGCGCACGAACCGTACTGTCCGAAGCCGAACTGCTCGTCACGGGATGGGGCTGCCCGCCGCTCACCCCCGAAGTCCTCGCGATCGCCCCGCGGTTGCGTGCCGTCGTCCACACGGCGGGGTCCATCCGCGCGCACATCACCGACGCGTGCTGGGAGCGCGGCATCGAGGTGTCATCGGCCGCCGCGGCCAACGCGCTGCCCGTCGCCGAGTACACGGTCGCGATGATCCTGCTCACCGGCAAACGCGTCCTGGAGGGCGCCCGCGACTTCCGTGCCGCACGCGCGGAGGTGGACTGGCTGCGCACGCCGCGCGGCACCGGCAACTACCGCCGCACGGTGGGCATCCTCTCCGCCTCCCTCATCGGCCGCCGCGTCATCGAGCTGCTGCGCCCCCACGACCTGCGGGTGCTGCTGTACGACCCGTACGTGTCGGCGGACGAGGCCACCGCACTCGGTACGGAGCCGGTGCCGCTGCACCAACTCTTCGCGCAGAGCGACACGGTGAGCGTCCACACCCCGCTGCTGCCCGCCACCCGCGGACTCGTCGACCGGCGGCTCATCGACGCCATGCGCCCCGACGCCGTACTCATCAACACCGCACGCGGCGCCGTCGTCGACCAGGACGCGCTCACCGATGCCGTCACCTCCGGCCGCATCCGCGCCGTGCTCGACGTGACCGACCCCGAAGTCCTGCCCCCGGACCACCCGTTGTGGTCCGCGGACAACGCCCTGCTCACCCCGCACCTCGCGGGCTCCCAGGGCAACGAGTGGCGGCGGCTCGCGTGCGCCGCCGTCGACGAGGTGCGCCGCTGGGCAGCGGGGGACGGCTTCGCGCACCCCGTGCCCTTCGACAGGCTGGCGTACCTGGCGTGA
- a CDS encoding ABC transporter ATP-binding protein: protein MHVGEETAAAPRPPGHELIATGVTVAYEGVDVVHDASMTLLPGRVTVLIGPNGSGKSTLLRTLARLQRPRTAKLVIDGDTDGLALSPRAFSRHVALLTQGRPTPSGLTVRDVVEFGRYPHRGRWGKADPGGRAAVDRALAMTGVTDLAERGAEHLSGGQLQRVWLAGCLAQETGVLLLDEPTNHLDLRYQVELLDLMRDLADDHGIAVGAVLHDLDQAAAIADRILLLDEGRVVADGDPADVLTPERLSDTYGIRIEVDSDPLTGRLRTRAIGRHHSRSERLSTTS, encoded by the coding sequence GTGCATGTAGGTGAAGAGACCGCCGCGGCCCCGCGCCCCCCAGGTCATGAACTCATCGCCACGGGCGTCACCGTGGCGTACGAAGGCGTCGACGTCGTCCACGACGCCTCGATGACGCTGCTGCCCGGCCGAGTGACCGTCCTGATCGGCCCGAACGGCAGCGGCAAGTCGACCCTGCTGCGCACCCTCGCGCGGCTCCAGCGCCCGCGCACCGCGAAGCTCGTCATCGACGGCGACACCGACGGGCTCGCCCTGAGCCCCCGCGCGTTCTCCCGCCACGTCGCCCTGCTCACCCAGGGCCGCCCCACACCCAGTGGCCTGACCGTGCGCGACGTCGTCGAGTTCGGCCGCTATCCGCACCGGGGCCGCTGGGGCAAGGCCGACCCCGGCGGACGTGCCGCGGTGGACCGCGCGCTCGCCATGACCGGCGTGACCGACCTCGCCGAGCGCGGCGCCGAGCACCTGTCCGGCGGCCAGCTCCAGCGCGTCTGGCTCGCCGGCTGCCTCGCCCAGGAGACCGGCGTGCTCCTGCTCGACGAGCCCACGAACCACCTCGACCTCCGCTACCAGGTCGAACTCCTCGACCTCATGCGGGACCTGGCGGACGACCACGGCATCGCCGTCGGCGCCGTCCTGCACGACCTCGATCAGGCGGCGGCCATCGCCGACCGGATCCTCCTGCTCGACGAGGGGCGGGTCGTCGCGGACGGCGACCCCGCGGACGTACTGACACCGGAACGCCTCAGCGACACGTACGGCATCCGCATCGAAGTCGACTCCGACCCCCTCACCGGCCGCCTGCGCACCCGCGCCATCGGCCGCCACCACTCGCGAAGCGAAAGGCTCAGCACCACCTCATGA